The following coding sequences are from one Candidatus Nitrosopumilus sp. SW window:
- a CDS encoding zinc-dependent dehydrogenase: MKTASVKEPSVISISETENPSLESGDILVQMHACGICGSDLEKVFGQYGQPSMRLGHEPAGVVLDVGSDVTEFKKGDRVFTHHHVPCYDCHFCNHGNETMCKKYYETNLSPCGLSEQYVVPAWNVSHGGVLKISDSLSFEEAAMIEPLACCVRAWTKYHYQEGDSAAIFGVGPTGMMHVMLAQAKKFSKIFCFDVNDFRLDFAKKFNVTESINSTDETRKQKIYDHTDNRGVDVAIVATSSLKALDDAIDMVRKGGSVMMFGVPSKGAKMDLDMSKIYSKEITLVTSYAASDNDTKEALNLIESSQIDVKQLITHTYPINDTQKAFDHARSGENAMKIIITK, from the coding sequence ATGAAAACTGCATCTGTCAAAGAACCATCTGTAATTTCTATAAGTGAAACAGAAAATCCTTCTTTGGAATCTGGTGATATTTTAGTTCAGATGCATGCATGTGGAATCTGTGGTTCTGATTTGGAAAAAGTATTTGGTCAATACGGACAACCTTCAATGCGCTTGGGTCATGAACCTGCTGGTGTTGTCTTAGATGTTGGCTCTGATGTAACTGAATTCAAAAAAGGTGATAGAGTATTTACTCATCATCACGTTCCTTGTTATGATTGTCATTTCTGTAATCATGGAAACGAAACAATGTGCAAAAAATACTATGAAACTAATCTATCTCCTTGTGGTTTGTCTGAACAATATGTGGTCCCTGCATGGAATGTCTCTCATGGGGGTGTATTGAAAATATCTGACTCTCTAAGTTTTGAAGAGGCTGCAATGATTGAACCACTTGCATGTTGTGTTCGGGCTTGGACCAAATATCATTATCAAGAAGGAGACAGTGCTGCAATATTTGGAGTTGGTCCTACTGGAATGATGCATGTGATGCTTGCCCAAGCAAAAAAATTCTCAAAAATTTTCTGTTTTGATGTTAATGATTTTAGATTGGACTTTGCAAAAAAATTCAATGTTACAGAATCTATCAACTCTACTGATGAAACTAGGAAACAAAAAATCTATGATCATACTGATAATAGAGGAGTAGATGTAGCTATTGTTGCAACTAGTAGTCTTAAAGCTCTTGATGATGCAATTGATATGGTTAGAAAGGGAGGCTCTGTAATGATGTTTGGTGTTCCTTCAAAAGGTGCAAAAATGGATTTAGATATGAGTAAAATCTATTCAAAAGAAATTACTCTTGTAACTAGTTATGCTGCATCTGATAATGACACCAAAGAGGCATTGAATCTAATTGAATCCTCTCAAATTGATGTCAAACAATTAATCACCCATACTTATCCAATTAATGATACTCAGAAAGCATTTGATCATGCACGTAGTGGTGAAAATGCAATGAAAATAATTATTACAAAATGA
- the lsrF gene encoding 3-hydroxy-5-phosphonooxypentane-2,4-dione thiolase, whose product MDWGLKNRLSRIIKPHNNRALMLAVDHGYFLGPTEKLENPKKVIAPLLKHCDSLMLTRGVQRTSVPAETDTPMVLRVSGGSSIIGDDLSQEDITVSIQDAIRLNASALAMSIFVGSKYEYQTVVNLGKLVSEAEQYGIPVLAVTAVGKELGKDARYLSLACRMAAEQGAHIVKTYYCENFEKVVESCPVPIIVAGGKKIPERDALQLTYNAVKAGAVGVDMGRNIWQSEHPVAMIRATRAIIHQNANVDQAFKLYKQFSNEEPNKKRKSKGKNPNQNKSKGKNPNQNKSKGKNPNQNKSKGKNPNQNKSKGKNPNQNKSKGKNPNQNKSNKPQNNPQPKKN is encoded by the coding sequence ATGGATTGGGGATTAAAAAACAGACTCTCTCGTATAATTAAACCACATAATAATCGCGCACTAATGTTAGCAGTTGATCATGGATATTTTCTTGGACCTACCGAAAAATTAGAAAATCCAAAAAAGGTGATTGCACCTTTGCTGAAACATTGTGATTCTTTGATGTTAACTAGAGGTGTTCAAAGAACATCTGTTCCTGCAGAAACTGACACTCCTATGGTACTTCGTGTATCTGGAGGTTCTAGTATTATTGGTGATGATTTGTCCCAAGAAGATATCACAGTATCTATCCAAGATGCAATTAGACTAAATGCCAGCGCTCTTGCAATGTCTATCTTTGTAGGCTCAAAATATGAATATCAAACAGTTGTAAATCTAGGAAAACTAGTCAGCGAAGCAGAACAATACGGAATTCCTGTCTTGGCTGTCACTGCAGTTGGAAAAGAATTAGGAAAAGACGCAAGATATCTTTCCTTAGCCTGTAGAATGGCAGCTGAACAAGGAGCACATATTGTAAAAACATACTATTGTGAAAACTTTGAAAAAGTTGTTGAATCCTGTCCTGTGCCAATTATTGTTGCAGGAGGAAAGAAAATTCCAGAACGTGATGCATTACAACTAACTTACAACGCTGTAAAGGCAGGAGCTGTGGGTGTTGATATGGGACGAAACATCTGGCAATCTGAACATCCTGTTGCTATGATTAGAGCAACAAGAGCAATCATTCATCAAAATGCAAATGTTGATCAGGCTTTCAAATTATACAAACAATTCTCAAACGAAGAACCAAACAAAAAACGAAAATCAAAAGGCAAGAACCCTAATCAAAACAAATCAAAAGGCAAGAACCCTAATCAAAACAAATCAAAAGGCAAGAACCCTAATCAAAACAAATCAAAAGGCAAGAACCCTAATCAAAACAAATCAAAAGGCAAGAACCCTAATCAAAACAAATCAAAAGGCAAGAACCCTAATCAAAACAAATCAAACAAACCACAAAATAATCCTCAACCAAAAAAGAACTAA
- a CDS encoding nuclear transport factor 2 family protein: MSDSEEIIKVIEALFQAGITKDTSILRDIHLNDPKFSSFSDLPPYDLKDYQNTIELEELKFVSISDYSYEIKNPKISIFGDSAVVAMELNQKGMLVDTKAYTGEHMEIHGRATFVLVKQPTWKIAHIHLSKING, encoded by the coding sequence TTGTCAGACAGTGAAGAGATTATCAAAGTGATTGAAGCATTATTTCAAGCAGGAATTACAAAGGATACATCTATTCTGAGAGACATTCATCTAAACGATCCCAAATTTTCTAGTTTTAGTGACTTACCACCATATGATCTCAAAGATTACCAAAATACCATAGAGTTAGAAGAACTCAAGTTTGTCAGTATTTCAGATTACAGTTATGAGATAAAAAATCCAAAAATCAGTATTTTTGGAGATTCAGCAGTTGTTGCAATGGAATTAAACCAAAAAGGAATGTTAGTAGACACAAAGGCATACACTGGAGAGCACATGGAAATCCATGGAAGAGCGACTTTTGTTTTAGTAAAGCAGCCAACATGGAAAATTGCTCACATCCATCTGTCAAAGATCAATGGATGA
- the ilvB gene encoding biosynthetic-type acetolactate synthase large subunit: MNNMENMIGAKALMTAMEKEGVKEVFGLPGGANLPMYDEFARCNIRHILARHEQSAAHMADGFGRVSRKPGVCFATSGPGATNILTGIATAQADSAPMVAITGQVPTPMIGKDAFQESDIIGMANPVVKYAFQPRHASEIPEVVKKGFFIAETGRPGPVLIDIPKDVQQNESEMVFPDEFKIQGYHPWADPDIVAVEKAIDMLMHAQKPVILAGGGTIISSAFAELQAVAEALMLPVVTTFKGKGAFPENHPLCLGPIGMHGHAEANKIMSEADCVLAIGTRFSDRSVGTFEEFEKNLKIIHMDVDPAEIGKNQTAQLAVVGDVQMNLRIMVKLLLQKAIKKTEETPWVKHVKETKSYWQENLKLHPGEMGAAKLLRKLREILPKESIITTEVGQHQMWASLFYDVIQPGTFFSSTGLGTMGWGFPAAIGAKVAKPDVPVVDIAGDGSFAMTENSLATAVLEDIPVIVFVMNNFTLGMVAQWQRTFYDRRMIGVDQGKYCPDYVKLAESYGAQGIRAESMDELDKAVRDALSSDVATVIDIPIDPEEDVLPFVAPGTSLKDMILPS, encoded by the coding sequence ATGAATAATATGGAAAATATGATTGGTGCAAAGGCCTTGATGACTGCAATGGAAAAAGAAGGTGTCAAGGAAGTATTTGGTTTACCGGGAGGCGCAAACCTTCCAATGTATGATGAATTTGCTAGATGTAATATTAGACACATTTTGGCAAGACATGAACAGTCTGCAGCACATATGGCTGATGGTTTTGGAAGAGTAAGCAGAAAACCTGGGGTCTGTTTTGCCACCTCTGGACCTGGAGCAACTAACATTCTAACTGGTATCGCAACAGCACAAGCTGATTCTGCACCAATGGTTGCAATTACTGGACAAGTTCCTACTCCGATGATTGGTAAAGATGCATTTCAAGAAAGTGATATTATTGGAATGGCAAACCCTGTTGTAAAATATGCCTTTCAGCCAAGACATGCTTCTGAAATCCCCGAAGTTGTAAAGAAAGGATTTTTCATTGCAGAAACTGGCAGACCTGGACCTGTTTTAATTGACATTCCAAAAGATGTACAACAAAATGAATCTGAAATGGTTTTCCCTGATGAATTTAAAATTCAAGGTTATCATCCTTGGGCTGATCCAGACATTGTTGCAGTAGAAAAAGCAATTGATATGTTAATGCATGCTCAAAAACCTGTAATCTTAGCTGGTGGTGGAACAATCATCTCGTCAGCTTTTGCTGAATTACAAGCTGTTGCTGAAGCATTAATGCTTCCTGTAGTAACTACATTCAAAGGAAAAGGTGCATTTCCTGAAAATCATCCTTTGTGTTTGGGTCCTATTGGAATGCATGGACATGCAGAAGCAAACAAAATCATGTCTGAGGCTGACTGTGTCTTAGCAATTGGAACTCGATTCTCTGATAGGTCTGTTGGAACTTTTGAAGAATTTGAGAAAAATCTCAAGATTATTCATATGGATGTTGATCCTGCTGAAATTGGTAAAAACCAAACAGCACAACTTGCAGTAGTTGGAGATGTACAGATGAATCTCAGAATTATGGTAAAATTACTTTTGCAAAAAGCTATCAAAAAAACTGAAGAAACCCCTTGGGTAAAACATGTAAAAGAAACCAAATCTTACTGGCAAGAAAATTTGAAACTTCATCCAGGTGAAATGGGTGCAGCTAAACTCTTACGTAAACTCCGAGAAATCTTGCCAAAAGAATCAATCATTACTACTGAAGTGGGACAACACCAAATGTGGGCATCATTATTTTATGATGTGATTCAACCTGGAACTTTCTTTAGCTCTACTGGACTTGGTACTATGGGTTGGGGATTTCCAGCTGCAATTGGTGCCAAAGTTGCAAAACCTGATGTTCCTGTTGTAGATATTGCTGGTGATGGAAGTTTTGCAATGACTGAAAACTCTCTTGCAACTGCTGTACTAGAAGACATTCCAGTAATTGTATTTGTGATGAACAATTTTACATTGGGAATGGTAGCTCAATGGCAAAGAACTTTCTATGATAGAAGAATGATTGGTGTAGACCAAGGAAAATATTGTCCTGATTATGTTAAACTTGCAGAATCTTATGGCGCACAAGGAATACGAGCAGAATCCATGGATGAACTTGATAAAGCAGTTAGAGACGCATTGAGTAGTGATGTTGCAACTGTAATTGATATTCCAATTGATCCTGAAGAAGATGTATTGCCATTTGTAGCACCTGGAACTTCGCTCAAGGACATGATCTTACCATCATAG
- the ilvN gene encoding acetolactate synthase small subunit, with protein sequence MWAILSILVENKPGILFKVTHLFRARDFNIDSISVGVTDNPEYSKMTITTYGDEKQIDQIVKQLDKMIDTVKVERLDEHKTVYRELSIFKIKLSNANDSMEINKLTNAYGGKVHDVKKDSIMVELTATPDQIKAFEELAKPFGIIDVARTGVAALQRSGAE encoded by the coding sequence ATGTGGGCAATTCTCTCTATCTTAGTTGAAAACAAACCAGGAATTTTGTTTAAAGTAACACACCTATTTCGTGCAAGAGACTTTAACATTGATAGTATCTCTGTAGGTGTAACTGACAATCCTGAATACTCTAAAATGACAATTACTACCTATGGAGATGAAAAACAGATAGATCAAATCGTAAAACAACTCGATAAAATGATTGATACTGTCAAAGTAGAGCGTTTAGATGAGCACAAAACCGTCTATAGAGAACTGAGTATTTTTAAGATTAAACTAAGTAATGCTAATGACAGTATGGAAATAAACAAATTGACAAATGCATATGGTGGCAAAGTACATGATGTCAAAAAGGACTCTATCATGGTAGAATTAACTGCAACTCCTGATCAAATCAAAGCATTTGAGGAATTAGCAAAACCATTTGGAATAATTGATGTTGCAAGAACTGGTGTTGCTGCCTTACAAAGGAGTGGTGCTGAATGA
- a CDS encoding 2-isopropylmalate synthase — translation MKVRIFDTTLRDGEQTIGVSLSPDQKLSIAKKLDELGVDAIEAGFPVISDGELKAVKMITSEGLSCEIAGLTRTIKKDIDAAVDAGLNYIHTFIATSDIHLEHKLQMTREQALEKAIEAVEYGKSRGLQVEFSAEDASRTDREFLKKVFGEVAKAGADRVNIPDTVGYSTPEYMAQITKDTIEATKLPVSVHCHNDFGLAVANSLAGIHAGAACAHVTINGIGERAGNASLEELSMALKCLPHEQKYETNIKSELIYETSRYISKTVGIIVQPNKAIVGANAFGHESGIHTHGVLNNPLTYEPISPELVGRKRWLQVGKHAGVHGMNAMLAEYGVKPTEEQSKQILDKVKVIGDQGKQLTDVELLSIASEVMGDKDLKRIVQLTGFSVSTGIGTMPYAFVKLNVDGEDHVGTDYGVGPVDAALNAIQKVTGKLSEIRIKDYGLASISGGSGALCEVTVKVEDALGNKVSAKSVGEDIVTTSVKAVIDAINRIMLKKLLQEKQIS, via the coding sequence ATGAAAGTTAGAATATTTGATACCACCTTAAGAGATGGAGAACAAACAATTGGTGTATCCTTATCTCCAGATCAAAAATTATCTATTGCAAAAAAACTTGATGAATTAGGAGTAGATGCAATAGAAGCAGGATTTCCTGTAATCTCTGATGGTGAATTAAAAGCAGTAAAGATGATTACTTCTGAAGGATTGTCTTGTGAGATTGCAGGATTGACAAGAACAATCAAAAAAGATATTGACGCTGCAGTTGATGCTGGATTAAACTATATTCATACATTCATTGCAACTTCTGATATTCACTTGGAACATAAACTCCAAATGACTAGAGAACAAGCATTAGAAAAGGCAATTGAAGCAGTAGAATATGGCAAGTCTCGTGGCCTTCAGGTGGAATTTTCTGCTGAAGATGCTTCAAGAACTGATAGAGAGTTTTTGAAAAAAGTATTTGGTGAAGTTGCAAAAGCAGGTGCTGATAGAGTGAACATTCCTGATACTGTTGGTTATTCCACCCCTGAATATATGGCACAAATTACAAAGGACACAATCGAAGCTACAAAACTTCCAGTCAGTGTTCATTGTCATAATGATTTTGGATTAGCTGTTGCAAATTCTTTGGCTGGAATTCATGCAGGAGCTGCATGTGCTCATGTCACAATCAATGGCATTGGTGAACGAGCAGGTAATGCATCACTAGAAGAACTTTCTATGGCACTCAAATGTTTGCCACATGAACAAAAGTATGAGACCAACATCAAATCTGAATTAATCTATGAAACCTCTAGATATATCTCAAAGACTGTGGGCATAATTGTCCAGCCTAACAAGGCTATTGTTGGCGCAAATGCATTTGGTCATGAATCAGGAATCCATACTCATGGTGTGTTGAATAATCCTCTAACATACGAGCCAATTAGTCCTGAACTTGTTGGAAGAAAAAGATGGCTTCAGGTTGGAAAGCATGCAGGTGTACATGGAATGAATGCAATGTTGGCTGAATATGGTGTAAAACCAACTGAAGAGCAATCAAAACAAATCTTAGACAAAGTCAAAGTAATTGGTGATCAGGGAAAACAACTCACTGATGTAGAATTATTGTCAATTGCAAGTGAAGTAATGGGTGATAAGGATCTTAAACGAATTGTGCAATTAACTGGATTTTCAGTATCTACTGGAATTGGAACAATGCCTTATGCATTTGTAAAATTAAATGTAGATGGTGAGGATCATGTTGGTACTGATTATGGTGTTGGCCCAGTTGATGCTGCACTTAATGCAATCCAAAAAGTTACTGGAAAACTTTCTGAAATCCGAATCAAAGATTATGGATTAGCATCTATATCTGGTGGTTCTGGTGCTTTATGTGAGGTTACTGTTAAAGTAGAAGATGCCTTAGGAAACAAAGTTTCAGCAAAATCTGTAGGTGAAGATATTGTTACTACTTCTGTCAAAGCAGTTATTGACGCTATTAACAGAATAATGCTCAAAAAATTACTTCAAGAAAAACAGATAAGTTAA
- a CDS encoding isocitrate/isopropylmalate dehydrogenase family protein, translating into MYKISLITGDGIGPELSESAISVLTTINDKLDLKFDITKLSAGDKALEQTGKALPDETINAIKQSDACMKAPVGESAADVIVVLRRMLDLYANIRPAKSYPHMPALRDDIDMVIVRENTEDLYTGKEFSLGDAAVALRIISENASKRIAKYAFEAAKQRNSKKKVTCVHKSNVMRVTDGLFSKACTEVSKDYPDIKFEQMYVDACAMNLIRQPQEFDVVVTTNLFGDILSDESSQVVGGLGMAPAANIGDNFALFEPVHGAAFDIAGQNIANPSSFLLSIKMMLDWLGTKHNDSKCFEVGQKLESTIFDLVKTGIKTKDIGGDKTTSEFTKQITDNL; encoded by the coding sequence ATGTATAAAATCTCATTAATTACTGGTGATGGAATTGGACCTGAATTATCTGAATCTGCAATTTCTGTATTGACCACCATTAACGATAAACTTGATTTGAAATTTGACATAACGAAATTATCTGCAGGAGATAAGGCATTAGAACAAACAGGAAAAGCATTACCTGATGAAACAATTAATGCAATAAAACAATCCGATGCCTGTATGAAGGCACCTGTTGGAGAAAGTGCCGCTGATGTAATTGTTGTTTTAAGAAGAATGCTTGATCTTTATGCTAATATCCGACCTGCAAAATCTTATCCACATATGCCTGCATTGCGTGATGATATTGATATGGTAATTGTTAGAGAAAATACTGAGGATCTTTACACTGGAAAAGAATTCAGTTTGGGCGATGCTGCAGTAGCTTTGAGAATAATTTCTGAAAATGCATCAAAGAGAATTGCAAAATATGCATTTGAAGCTGCAAAACAAAGAAATTCAAAGAAAAAAGTTACCTGTGTTCATAAATCAAATGTTATGCGAGTTACAGATGGATTGTTTTCAAAAGCTTGTACTGAAGTATCAAAAGACTACCCTGACATCAAATTTGAACAAATGTATGTTGATGCATGTGCAATGAACTTAATCCGACAACCTCAAGAATTTGATGTTGTAGTCACTACAAATCTATTTGGTGATATCTTGTCTGACGAATCTTCTCAAGTTGTTGGTGGATTGGGTATGGCTCCAGCTGCAAATATTGGTGATAACTTTGCATTGTTTGAACCAGTACATGGTGCTGCGTTTGATATTGCAGGACAAAATATTGCAAATCCTTCGTCGTTCTTACTTTCAATTAAAATGATGCTTGATTGGCTTGGAACAAAACACAATGATTCAAAATGTTTTGAAGTTGGCCAAAAATTAGAATCTACGATATTTGATTTAGTAAAAACTGGAATCAAAACAAAAGATATTGGTGGAGACAAAACTACTTCTGAATTTACAAAACAGATAACTGATAACCTCTAA
- the aspS gene encoding aspartate--tRNA(Asn) ligase yields the protein MVFVKTHDISELTSELIGKQVVLGGWIEDLRKLGKMSFITLRDVSGISQVIVKGELNDNLGEINRQSVVSVKGIVQETKARDFAFEIKAEEIEVLGKAIHPLPVDPIGRVESNIDTRLNHRALDMRNQKTASIFKLRHYVLQSLRKTLAEKKFIEITTPKIIGSASEGGANLFSLEYFGKKAYLAQSPQLYKEQMTIGLERVFEISNFYRAENSHTGRHLSEFTSIDIEAAFMDYNDVMDVLESLVMEVYKYTAENCKKEQEEIGHTIEVPKSPFERITYNQCIDELKSADEKVEFGDDLLDSHLRIIGDNHPGFFFLTDWPMKLKPFYIREKDEDPELSRSFDLQFGYLELSSGGTRLHNPEMLKARLKEQDLDPAQFTDHLKAFDWGMPPHSGWGMGLDRLMTTLIGIDNVREVVLYPRDPDRLSP from the coding sequence ATGGTCTTTGTAAAAACTCATGACATTTCAGAACTCACATCTGAATTAATTGGAAAACAAGTTGTTTTAGGTGGTTGGATTGAGGATTTAAGAAAGTTAGGAAAAATGTCATTTATCACATTACGTGACGTGTCTGGAATTTCCCAAGTCATTGTAAAAGGTGAATTAAACGACAACCTTGGAGAAATTAACCGACAAAGTGTTGTAAGTGTAAAGGGAATAGTACAAGAAACAAAAGCAAGAGATTTTGCATTTGAAATTAAAGCAGAAGAAATTGAAGTGTTAGGAAAAGCAATTCATCCATTGCCAGTTGATCCTATTGGAAGGGTAGAAAGTAACATCGATACAAGACTAAATCATCGTGCACTAGATATGAGAAATCAAAAAACAGCATCCATTTTCAAATTAAGACATTATGTTTTACAGTCACTAAGAAAGACATTAGCAGAAAAAAAATTCATAGAAATTACTACGCCAAAAATTATTGGTAGTGCAAGTGAAGGCGGGGCAAATCTCTTTTCATTGGAGTACTTTGGAAAGAAAGCATATTTGGCTCAAAGTCCACAATTATACAAAGAACAGATGACAATAGGATTAGAAAGAGTATTTGAAATTTCAAACTTTTACAGAGCAGAAAATTCTCATACAGGAAGACACCTTAGTGAATTTACAAGCATAGACATTGAAGCAGCATTCATGGATTACAATGACGTTATGGATGTTTTAGAATCACTAGTTATGGAAGTCTACAAGTATACTGCAGAAAATTGTAAAAAAGAACAAGAAGAAATAGGACATACAATAGAAGTTCCAAAATCACCATTTGAGAGAATTACATACAATCAATGTATTGATGAACTAAAGAGTGCAGATGAAAAAGTAGAGTTTGGAGACGATTTGTTAGATTCACATCTTAGAATAATAGGAGACAATCATCCAGGATTTTTCTTTTTGACAGACTGGCCTATGAAACTAAAACCATTTTACATTAGAGAAAAAGATGAAGACCCAGAATTATCACGCTCATTTGACTTGCAATTTGGATACCTAGAATTATCTTCAGGAGGAACAAGACTACACAACCCAGAGATGCTAAAGGCCAGACTAAAAGAACAAGATTTGGATCCGGCACAATTTACTGACCACCTTAAAGCGTTTGATTGGGGAATGCCTCCACATTCAGGATGGGGAATGGGATTAGATAGATTGATGACCACATTGATTGGAATTGATAATGTACGTGAAGTGGTATTGTATCCACGAGATCCTGACAGACTAAGTCCATGA
- a CDS encoding transcription elongation factor NusA: MKLPICGFDAKNSILCPQCEGKVESGELTQADVDASMVLAKVAKSNNEIENFTLYSCKEFQGNFVLSLAKNDIMIIRQSRTLYRLLQDQFKGKIWLVEADETDKRFIEDLFFPTKILSINSVWAPGGVQKTKAVVSGKWTPKFPIDTEKVVEIVKNARNLDIEIEFEDKGRK, from the coding sequence ATGAAATTACCAATATGTGGCTTTGATGCAAAAAATTCAATACTATGCCCACAATGTGAAGGTAAAGTTGAATCAGGAGAATTAACTCAAGCTGATGTTGACGCATCAATGGTTCTGGCCAAAGTTGCAAAATCAAATAATGAGATTGAAAATTTTACATTATATTCATGCAAGGAATTTCAAGGCAATTTCGTATTATCGTTGGCAAAAAATGACATCATGATTATTAGACAAAGCAGGACATTATACAGACTACTTCAGGACCAATTCAAAGGCAAGATTTGGCTGGTAGAAGCTGATGAGACAGATAAGAGGTTCATTGAAGATTTATTCTTTCCAACCAAAATCCTTTCAATAAATTCAGTTTGGGCACCAGGAGGAGTTCAAAAGACAAAAGCAGTTGTTTCAGGCAAATGGACGCCTAAATTCCCAATTGATACTGAAAAAGTTGTTGAAATTGTCAAAAATGCCCGAAACCTTGACATTGAGATAGAATTTGAGGATAAAGGTAGAAAGTAA
- a CDS encoding ABC transporter ATP-binding protein → MGFLSVNGLTSRYDSSKGPVYAVDDVDFSLNDGESIGIAGESACGKSTLGLSIIRMLSGGKTQGEIVFDDKSILDMDETEFNENFRWKKISMVFQGAMNSLDPVFTINEQFLEILKQHNFEGDSKQLISDAMNSVNLDENVLKKYPHELSGGMKQRVVIAMALLLKPKFVIADEPTTALDVLIQAQIINLLKSLKKSGMSIMLITHDLAVLSEIADKIGIMYGGQIIEFGSLEEIYKNPKHPYTQGLLESIPTLKGNKPKYIKGIPPSLLDAPTQCRFIDRCPKVVEKCKQLPPKFKTETGYVRCWLYEEK, encoded by the coding sequence ATGGGATTTCTATCTGTTAATGGATTAACATCTAGATATGATTCCTCAAAAGGTCCTGTCTATGCTGTAGATGATGTGGATTTTTCATTAAATGATGGTGAATCAATAGGAATTGCAGGTGAGAGTGCATGTGGAAAAAGTACTTTGGGCTTGTCTATCATTCGCATGCTTTCAGGGGGAAAAACTCAAGGGGAGATTGTCTTTGATGATAAATCCATTTTAGACATGGATGAAACTGAATTCAATGAGAATTTTAGGTGGAAAAAAATTTCTATGGTCTTTCAGGGTGCAATGAATTCACTTGATCCTGTTTTTACTATTAATGAACAATTTCTTGAAATCCTAAAACAACATAACTTTGAAGGTGATTCAAAACAGTTAATCTCTGATGCAATGAATTCTGTAAATCTTGATGAGAATGTTCTAAAAAAATATCCTCATGAGCTTAGTGGTGGCATGAAACAAAGAGTTGTAATTGCTATGGCTCTGCTCTTAAAACCAAAATTTGTAATTGCTGATGAACCTACTACTGCACTTGATGTTCTTATTCAGGCCCAAATAATCAATCTCTTAAAATCCCTGAAAAAATCTGGTATGTCTATTATGTTAATTACGCACGATTTGGCAGTTTTATCTGAGATTGCTGATAAAATTGGGATAATGTATGGTGGGCAAATAATTGAATTTGGCTCTTTAGAAGAAATTTATAAAAATCCAAAACATCCGTACACTCAAGGACTTTTAGAATCTATTCCAACTTTGAAGGGAAACAAACCAAAATACATCAAAGGAATTCCTCCAAGCTTACTTGATGCTCCAACTCAGTGTAGGTTTATTGACAGATGTCCTAAGGTTGTTGAAAAATGTAAACAACTCCCACCTAAATTCAAAACTGAAACTGGATATGTTCGCTGTTGGCTGTATGAAGAAAAATAG
- a CDS encoding VTT domain-containing protein — protein sequence MDFVDLFPFAPEIGYLSLGLVNFFGSLVPFVPLPGFLLLATMAVGDQFDLHILAILSAVTATVAKQIIFYVSYGGRKIINEKTRKRMRPFERLVKRYGAGAAFFAAATPIPDDLVYVPLGLAKYNPKRFFIATLTGKFVLSYTIVFVSHYLGLSLVEPFLENIDDATPVYIGIIIFGATMTAVVVLLLRLDWQRILGKFAPWTLDENNDD from the coding sequence GTGGATTTTGTTGATCTTTTTCCATTTGCTCCTGAAATAGGCTATCTTAGTTTGGGACTAGTCAACTTTTTTGGTTCTCTTGTCCCCTTTGTTCCTTTACCTGGATTTTTGTTGTTGGCTACAATGGCTGTAGGTGATCAATTTGATCTGCATATATTGGCAATTCTATCTGCAGTAACTGCAACTGTCGCAAAACAGATAATTTTCTATGTCAGTTACGGCGGTCGAAAGATTATCAATGAAAAAACTCGAAAAAGAATGCGACCATTTGAAAGATTAGTAAAAAGATATGGTGCAGGTGCTGCATTCTTTGCAGCTGCAACCCCCATTCCTGATGATTTGGTATATGTTCCATTAGGACTTGCAAAATATAATCCAAAACGATTCTTTATTGCAACTCTGACTGGAAAATTTGTTCTAAGCTATACTATTGTCTTTGTTTCTCACTATCTTGGATTGTCTTTGGTTGAACCATTTCTTGAAAACATAGATGACGCTACACCTGTTTACATTGGAATTATTATTTTTGGAGCAACAATGACTGCTGTTGTGGTTTTGCTTTTACGATTAGATTGGCAAAGAATTCTTGGAAAATTTGCCCCTTGGACTTTGGATGAAAACAATGACGACTAG